One Fundulus heteroclitus isolate FHET01 chromosome 1, MU-UCD_Fhet_4.1, whole genome shotgun sequence genomic window carries:
- the timm17b gene encoding mitochondrial import inner membrane translocase subunit Tim17-B, protein MEEYAREPCPWRIVDDCGGAFTMGAIGGGVFQAVKGFRNAPAGVRHRLRGSANAVRVRAPQIGGSFAVWGGLFSTIDCGLVRLRGKEDPWNSITSGALTGAILAARSGPLTMMGSAMMGGILLALIEGFGILLTRYTAQQFQNPIPFADDPSQLPPKDGDHHQQQQGPKGLFH, encoded by the exons CCCCTGGAGAATAGTGGATGACTGTGGAGGAGCTTTCACCATGGGTGCAATCGGAGGAGGTGTGTTCCAAGCAGTGAAGGGCTTTCGAAACGCCCCGGCT GGTGTTAGACACAGACTGAGAGGAAGTGCAAATGCAGTGAGAGTAAGAGCGCCTCAGATTGGAG GTAGCTTTGCGGTCTGGGGAGGCCTCTTTTCCACAATCGACTGTGGTTTAGTTCGTCTGAGAGGAAAAGAGGATCCTTGGAACTCTATAACAAGTGGCGCCCTGACTGGGGCCATCCTAGCAGCACGCA gtGGTCCGTTAACCATGATGGGCTCTGCGATGATGGGAGGAATCCTCCTGGCTCTCATCGAGGGTTTTGGTATTCTCCTGACCAGATACACAGCACAACAGTTTCAGAACC CTATTCCGTTTGCAGACGACCCCAGTCAGCTCCCTCCAAAGGACGGAGACCatcaccagcagcagcaaggtCCGAAGGGGCTGTTTCACTAG